The Carassius auratus strain Wakin chromosome 30, ASM336829v1, whole genome shotgun sequence region tttttattaaccctaATCCCAACATCTTTTAATATTAAGACATTGTTTAATTAAACTTTTcactaaaaatgtaagaaaataacgtttttttttataagtgGACATTCTTTTACCTTTATTGGTTGTCGTTGTTTATAAAATACGTATAGTTACACTATGCTCTTTTTGGTGTTTGTGTCTCATGTTGTTTGGTCTAGTTTCTAGTTTGATCTGGCGGAAGAAAAGTCCCCACAAGGTGACCAACAATCACGCGCTCACGGCCACAAACGCCTAACGCGCGAGCGCGCACTGCCAGCCCCACCCATATGTCTGTGCCCCCACCTAGAGGAATTCTGGGAAGACATGGCGGCTTCCGCTGTTTGTGTTCACTGAGGTTCCGCACTGAACACTCACTAAATTTCCAGAGTTAAGTTAACTTAGACAACTTTATCAGTGGCGCAGTTCGGGATGGAGGAGAGCGGCAGTGTGGACAGCGTGGAGTCGCTGTGCAGGTAACGTTGATTACCaagagaaaacacaaaaacactctctcacacagagGCATTAACGTTAATGAGTGAATATTTACAATAACTTAAAGTTACCTGATTCGCAGACGCGTCGTATGAAAAACTTTCTAGGACGTTTAAATAATGTATATCACTATTTTTTAaggaagggatagttcactcagaaatgtaaagtctgtcattatttgctcaatatatattttccaaccttgtatgactgactttctttaaTTAATCTGTAGTGCATTAAAGGAGATATTAGGCAGAAACACACCactcatttttttctgtatagtAAAGGAGATGTAATGATAGTGAATGATTGCTAATGCTGtcacaggtttggagcaacatgagtatcagtaactgatgacagaatgttaatttttaagaaaatgcgTCCTTTAATGTGTAAAGCTCATAGGTGTGCTTTATTCCTTTCAGCTCCACCACGACGCGCTCGGACCGCTCCAGTGGCCCCAGAGTTTCAGACACAGAGCTGCGGGTCAGTCAGGACCAAAGTCCAACCCAGCACTTCTTATTCTGTTCCTAAACCTGTTGTATGCTCTGAACTGTTACGATAACTAAACCTCATCTGTCTTAAATTCCTTACAGAGTAAAGGAAAGGCAACTGAAAGGGTATGAAAGTATAAATGTAAGCCTAAAGTTTGGATTAAGTCTCAGTTCCTTTCTATTGATCTCATGTTCTTCTGTGTGCAGATCTACAAAGACCCCAGTAAAGGCGAACTTCCTCTTCTGCCAGAGGAACTGGTTCAGGATTCCGGTATTTGTGGTTCATTTATACTGACTTCCGTAAACCATCCATTCTGATGGTGTAAATGTATctgtttcttgtgtgtgtgtctacagctAAAGATGTGACTTACATTTGTCCGTTCCTTGGGCCTGTTAGAGGATCTCTGACCGTCACTAACTACAGACTTTTCTTCAGAAGCACTGACAGAGTAAGAGCCATGTGCTTATGCTGTTTTTGTATGACTGCTGGAGAGAGTTTCTAAACTAAAGACTTCCATCACCTCATTTGTTGTCTAGGAACCGGTGTTTCAGCTGGATCTACCACTGGGGGTTTTGAGCAGAGTAGAGAAGATTGGAGCAGCAACTAGCAGAGGAGATGTCTCTTACGGCCTTGTCTGCAAGGTtgatttgtaattttctttttgaaaatatttaaaaaagttgttttgtttattatatatatgaaataataataatacatttgattaGTAATGCCTACATTTAAATAGTAACACCTTTCTCAAACTCGAAGCgctaaataaagctgaaatataattgaaaatgaaaaaaaaaaaacctcactggccactttattaggtagaCCTTGCTAGTACTGGGTTGGACCCCCTGAAGAGATTTAGGTCCATATTGACaggatagcatcacgcagttgctgcagatttgtcgggtgcacatccatgatgcgaatctcccgttccagcacatcccaaagctgctttattggattgagatctggtgactgtggaggatatttgagtaaagtgaactaattgtcatgttcaagaaaccagtctgagatgattggagctttgtgacatggtgcattatcctgctggaagtagccatcagaagatgggtacactgtagtcataaagagatggacatggtcagcacaatcctcaggtaggctgtggcatttaaacaatgctcaactGGTATGAAGGGgaccaaagtgtgccaagaaaatatcccccacacatAACACCTCCAGCAGCCTGAACcactgagacaaggcaggatggatcatGCATTCATGAAAAtctagactcatcagaccaggcaacgtttcTTAGATCTTCtcttgtccaattttggtgagcctggcGAATTGTATCCTCCGTTTCCTGTTCTCAGCTGACAGGAGTGGCACCCGATGTGGTCTTCTGTTGCTGTAGCTCATCTGCTTCATGGTTTAatgtgttgtgcgttcagagattgtattctgcataccttgtttgtaacgagtggttatttgagttactgttgcctttctatcatctctaaccagtctgcccattctcctctgacatcaatAAGGCATTTTCACTTAAATTCCCTTTCTTCCCCGAGTTTGagtaattttatgtatgtatgtatgtgaatatGAACATCTGGCACATATGaaaatacactgcaaaaaaagtaTATAAGAGTTTTGTGATAGGGCCATTGAAAATATTGGCAGGACATTAAACTGGAAGCTGAATAAACCCTTAATATTCAATCCTGATGCatccttttttttcatatttgcttAATGTGTATGTCTTGTAGGATATGAGGAACCTACGTTTTGTACACAAGGAGCCTGAGGACTCACTAAAGAAGTCCGTGTTTGAGGTTCTGATGAAGTTTGCTTTTCCAGTGTCAAACAACATGGTAAGAAAATATTAATACAGCATATGATTTATATACTAAATTAAACCAATTCGGCAGCAGCCTAAAATGAATTTGTATCTCTTTCTGTCTCCTTCCTTCCTCTTTTTCTAGTCCCTCTTTGCATTTGAGTATAAGCAGGTATTTCCTGAGAATGGGTGGAAGGTGTATGACCCACTGGCTGAATACAAGAGACAGGTACAATCTGtgtaatatattaattcattcgatatgtattgcaaaataaatCCCTTAAGAGTGATTAGGACTCTAATGTAAAGCACAGTCACCTTGAGGGGGATTGTTTTAAGTAATGATGACAGTGTTTATTATCCCATGTGTAACAGGTACTTACCAATTTaatacatgaaaattaaaaaattaaatctgtCTGTTAAATCTTTCAATACAaatatatgttgtattttgtagtgtccatataataataaatgtattatttatattccttGTCTCAAACAtgaataatctaaaataattaaattgaaatatttgaatAGAATGAGAATGACTATGGAGAGCACAACTGTATAGAATATTGTTTACTTGGGATAGCAAtcttttatatagtttattatcattatgcaaaaatattaattaacataatGCTGTGATTAACCAATGAGAATCAGTTATTTGTGCTTCGTGTTTTAAAtgcacgtgtgtatgtgtgtgtgtagggtcTTCCAAACGAGAGCTGGAGGATCTCCAAGGTAAATGATCACTACGAGCTGTGTGATTCATACCCAGCAGCGCTATTTGTCCCAGTAACCATTACTGATGAGGAACTGCGACGCGTCTCCAGCTTTAGGGCCAAAGGACGCATTCCGGTCAGTGTCATGAGATGTTTCTGAATCATCacacatcagtctgtgtgtgtacaatTATTCGTCCCCGGGCCTCACCACTGAAGCTGTTGGCTTGATTTGGTTTAGGTGCTGTCATGGATCCACCCGGAGAGTCAGGCCGCAGTGGTGCGTGCCAGTCAAACGATGGTGGGCCAGAACGGCCGCCGCTGCAAAGAAGATGAGAAGCTCCTTCAGGCCATTATGGACGCAAACGCTCAATCACACAAACTGTTCATATTCGATGCCAGACCAAGTGTGAATGCTGCGGCTAACAAGGTAGGCACTCTCTTTCACTTCAAGTGTGCGTTTTGAATGAAAGGACATTTTGAAAGCCTGTGTTTATGTGCATTTTAGATGAAAGGAGGTGGGTTTGAGAGTGAAGATGCTTATCAGAATGCTGAACTGGTATTTCTGGACATCCACAACATTCATGTAATGCGTGAGTCACTAAGGAAACTGAAGGAGGTTGTCTATCCCAACATTGAGGATTCTCATTGGCTTTCCAATATCGAGTCCACCCACTGGCTGGAGCATATTAAGGTGAGACAAAAGTGATCTTGTTAATCGCCTTTCACACATGTTAAGACACGTGAGGATGATGAATGTGGCACTgactgtgtggtgtgtgtttgtgtgatagtTGATCCTGGCTGGAGCTTTAAGGATAGCTGATAAGGTGGAGTCTGGGAAAACCTCAGTGGTGGTTCATTGCAGTGACGGCTGGGACAGAACTCCTCAGCTGACCTCACTGGCCTTGATAATGCTGGACTCTCACTACAGAACCATACGAGGATTTCAGATACTGCTGGAGAAAGAGTGGCTCAGCTTCGGTCACCGCTTCCAACAGGTCAGGGGTCCAGTTGTAGTTTACATGACACAGCAACAAGCAAGACTGTGAGAAAATATGTTACCTGTTTCCCCAAATTGCACACTTGTTAACTCAGTCACTATTTACTATATAATGACTGCTTCATAGTGCCCTATATAAGTGTAGTAGTATCTGGCATATGGACAATTTCTTGGGTTCATGTGCTCCAGAATCCAAATTTAGCCTGTCTATCGGatattgcattttcattataatatctggtcaatatatattttattttagttctatagaatatataatatacttaacttttgaccatttaaaataaaaaaatacaaaaacataatacGTACACTACCATTTAGAAAagtagggtcagtaagatttttttctgtaaagaaattaatactcttATTATGCATtaaagggatgcattaaattgatcaaaagttacagtcaaGGCATTTATAAAGTTTGTGCTTTATTGAagttaatgctgttcttttctacTTTAAATTCttgaaagaatttaaaaaattGCTAATTATTAGATATGTTACTTGTCCCTCAAATCAacatattcgaatgatttctgaaggatcatgtggcacttaAGAATGGTTGCTAAAAATTGccattacatgaataaattatattttaacatctattaaaatacagaccgttattataaattgtaataatagttcacagtatttgtgtttttaatgtatatttgatcaaaagtagcCATTGTAAATATAAgagacttgataaaaaaaatcttactcacCCCATACTTTTGAACATGATTATATTTTGTGTATACAGCGAGTGGGCCATGGTGATAAGAATCACACAGATGCCGATCGCTCACCAATCTTCCTGCAGTTCATTGATTGTGTTTGGCAGATGACAAGACAGGTGAGTGCAAAACACCCCTGAGTTCCCTAAGTAACACCTGCCTATGTCTTCAGTACGTTCTGTGGTCTGTATTAGTAATAGGTATTTGTGTTTGTAGTTTCCTGCAGCTTTCGAGTTCAATGAGTATTTCCTCATAACAATACTGGATCACCTCTACAGCTGCCTCTTTGGCACATTTCTGTGCAACAGTGAGCAGCAAAGACTTAAAGAGGTAAGAATGAGAATGGCCTTGGAAATAAATATTTGCACACTTGCATCTCATTTAAAGAGTAGGAATATGACAGTTAGGCTCAATGGATTATGATGtaatttggcagatgcttttttcCAGAGCAACTTATCCGTTGTCATTGTTTGTGTGAGACTTGTGTTCAGTTATAAGCTGCATATATGAGTGTGTCTGTTTTGTGTTTAGGAAGTCCCGAAGCACACTGTGTCTCTATGGTCGTTTGTGAACAGTCAGCTAGAAGAGTTTGTGAATCCGCTGTATGTACATTATCCCTCCCATGTGCTCTTCCCCACCGTTGGTATACGACACCTCCAGCTCTGGGTCACCTACTACATACGCTGGAATCCTCGCATGCGACCACAGGTACACTCCAGGTTTTAATGGATGTGTAGGTACTGAAATTGTTAG contains the following coding sequences:
- the mtmr2 gene encoding phosphatidylinositol-3,5-bisphosphate 3-phosphatase MTMR2 codes for the protein MEESGSVDSVESLCSSTTTRSDRSSGPRVSDTELRSKGKATERIYKDPSKGELPLLPEELVQDSAKDVTYICPFLGPVRGSLTVTNYRLFFRSTDREPVFQLDLPLGVLSRVEKIGAATSRGDVSYGLVCKDMRNLRFVHKEPEDSLKKSVFEVLMKFAFPVSNNMSLFAFEYKQVFPENGWKVYDPLAEYKRQGLPNESWRISKVNDHYELCDSYPAALFVPVTITDEELRRVSSFRAKGRIPVLSWIHPESQAAVVRASQTMVGQNGRRCKEDEKLLQAIMDANAQSHKLFIFDARPSVNAAANKMKGGGFESEDAYQNAELVFLDIHNIHVMRESLRKLKEVVYPNIEDSHWLSNIESTHWLEHIKLILAGALRIADKVESGKTSVVVHCSDGWDRTPQLTSLALIMLDSHYRTIRGFQILLEKEWLSFGHRFQQRVGHGDKNHTDADRSPIFLQFIDCVWQMTRQFPAAFEFNEYFLITILDHLYSCLFGTFLCNSEQQRLKEEVPKHTVSLWSFVNSQLEEFVNPLYVHYPSHVLFPTVGIRHLQLWVTYYIRWNPRMRPQEPVHQRYKELLAKRAELQKRVEELQREAANRTATSSSERPGSPTRSITPVQTFV